The following are encoded together in the Deltaproteobacteria bacterium PRO3 genome:
- a CDS encoding DUF3829 domain-containing protein — protein MINEINAYVKCLNRTASRTADSRRRYLSWVNEQSGPTCKETYISYGLYTLYEDGVKTCNDAADSGKTTGPSLPKAEQAAAELAAAYAELVPLAQKAEDYYQQQDYKDDGCAKAKEMHPKLMSAFNRFLDAERRLSAEVDAIKADVELKELARLEQQQGKRLPYYTQSFMIASRRLMRTVPKENLAEFQSAAYLAAYDGLQKEYDAMLAYAEANAPETSKTFWYSGFESSAKNFFTQAKFLKRDLAEGKKANARGMNEVVDSYNRLVGDANNLRFDFP, from the coding sequence TTGATCAACGAGATCAACGCCTACGTGAAGTGCCTCAACCGCACCGCCTCCCGCACCGCGGACAGCCGCCGCCGCTATCTCTCCTGGGTCAACGAACAGAGTGGCCCTACCTGTAAAGAAACCTACATCTCCTACGGGCTCTATACCTTGTACGAAGACGGCGTGAAGACCTGTAACGACGCGGCCGACAGCGGCAAGACGACGGGTCCCTCGCTGCCCAAGGCCGAGCAGGCCGCCGCCGAGCTGGCCGCGGCCTACGCCGAGCTGGTGCCGCTCGCGCAGAAGGCCGAGGACTATTACCAGCAGCAGGATTACAAGGACGACGGCTGCGCCAAGGCCAAAGAGATGCATCCCAAGCTGATGTCGGCCTTCAACCGCTTCCTCGACGCCGAGCGGCGCCTCTCCGCCGAGGTCGACGCGATCAAGGCCGACGTTGAGCTCAAAGAGCTCGCGCGCCTCGAGCAGCAGCAGGGCAAGCGGCTGCCGTACTACACCCAAAGTTTCATGATCGCCTCGCGGCGCCTGATGCGGACCGTTCCTAAGGAAAATCTCGCGGAGTTCCAATCCGCCGCCTACCTTGCGGCCTACGACGGACTGCAAAAGGAGTACGACGCGATGCTCGCCTACGCGGAGGCCAATGCGCCGGAGACGAGCAAGACCTTCTGGTACAGCGGCTTCGAGAGCAGCGCGAAGAACTTCTTCACCCAGGCGAAGTTCCTCAAGCGGGACCTGGCCGAGGGCAAGAAGGCCAACGCCCGCGGCATGAACGAGGTGGTCGATTCCTACAATCGGCTGGTGGGCGACGCGAACAACCTGCGCTTCGACTTTCCTTAG
- a CDS encoding Ppx/GppA family phosphatase: MKTLAVIDIGSNTLLVTVGRRQDDGSTRILFDEGEVTRLGQGLSDGGELHPEAKARALKALARFKELALAKGAERILAAGTAAFRRARDGADFAAEIQDKLGFPVRVLSGDEEAHYSFASAWHDFGGGRGSLGMIDIGGGSTEFVFGRQGPRFSLPMGTVKLTERFVRGHPIRDAEWSAVLGEIRRLLQENLGEVRARPEAWAAVAATPASLAAVLQQLPAYDPEKVHGFRLKLPALEGLVESLRGKSLAERRAMPGMHPDRAELLPIGGAILLESMKFFGMEEILVSDHGLRYGILFENL, translated from the coding sequence ATGAAGACCCTCGCCGTCATCGACATCGGCTCCAACACGCTGTTGGTCACGGTCGGACGCCGACAGGACGACGGCTCGACGCGCATCTTGTTCGACGAGGGCGAGGTGACGCGTCTGGGCCAGGGGCTGAGCGACGGCGGCGAGCTGCACCCCGAGGCGAAGGCCCGCGCGCTCAAGGCCTTGGCCCGCTTCAAAGAGCTGGCCCTCGCCAAGGGCGCCGAGCGCATCCTGGCCGCCGGGACGGCGGCCTTTCGCCGCGCCCGCGACGGCGCCGACTTCGCCGCGGAGATTCAAGATAAGCTGGGTTTTCCCGTCCGCGTCCTAAGCGGCGACGAGGAGGCGCATTACTCCTTCGCCAGCGCCTGGCACGACTTCGGCGGAGGCCGCGGCTCGCTGGGCATGATCGACATCGGGGGCGGCTCGACGGAATTCGTCTTCGGGCGCCAGGGGCCCCGCTTCAGCCTGCCGATGGGGACGGTCAAGCTCACCGAGCGTTTCGTGCGGGGGCATCCGATCCGCGATGCGGAATGGAGCGCGGTGCTCGGCGAGATCCGCCGCCTGCTGCAAGAAAACCTGGGCGAGGTCCGAGCGCGCCCCGAGGCCTGGGCCGCCGTCGCCGCGACGCCAGCCAGCCTGGCCGCGGTCCTGCAGCAGTTGCCGGCCTACGATCCGGAGAAGGTGCACGGCTTTCGGCTCAAGCTTCCCGCCTTGGAAGGCCTGGTCGAGTCGCTGCGCGGAAAGAGTCTGGCCGAGCGCCGCGCCATGCCCGGCATGCACCCTGACCGGGCCGAGCTGCTGCCGATCGGCGGCGCCATCCTGCTTGAGTCTATGAAATTTTTTGGAATGGAGGAGATCCTGGTCAGCGACCACGGGCTGCGTTACGGGATCCTTTTCGAAAACCTGTAG
- the tolB gene encoding Tol-Pal system beta propeller repeat protein TolB, whose translation MKRRLSLALFAFLLLLPLSSQAAIYILIDQFSPERKFPIAVADLIEKKSGQADATGVEVADILRKNLKLAGYFDIVDKAHYADRGPALTPEEGLDFSKWTATGATVFVKGGYQKKGKNLVLELRLYDPSLKQMLVGKEYKVPKDKAYAAIHRFADEILLALTGERGIFNTKIAAACGPRGKEQIVIMNVDGTEREPITNNTAMNLSPNFSPDGGQLVFTSYAKFFPELFMSSVKKSKPKRLTFNNMLNITPSFSPDGSLIAFSSSMAGDPDLYLIDAKGNQVAQLTKSQGIDISPSWSPDGNLIAFASERAGNLHLFVTDKNGAEPKRLTFTGYQNDTPEWSPRGDKIAFVKRSGSGFDVFLMNADGSMQQQLTSGSGNNENPSFSPDGRYLVFSSSRNRGSNLYLMMWDGSNQTAITTDGQCKTPDWSNWLDTGEKKKE comes from the coding sequence ATGAAACGCCGCCTTTCCCTCGCCCTCTTCGCGTTCCTGCTCTTGCTGCCGCTCAGCTCCCAAGCCGCCATCTACATCCTGATCGACCAGTTCTCCCCCGAGCGGAAATTCCCCATCGCGGTGGCCGACCTGATCGAAAAGAAGAGCGGCCAGGCCGACGCCACCGGCGTCGAGGTCGCGGACATTCTGCGAAAGAATCTCAAGCTCGCGGGCTATTTCGACATCGTCGACAAGGCCCATTACGCCGACCGCGGCCCGGCGCTGACTCCCGAGGAGGGCCTGGATTTTTCGAAGTGGACCGCTACGGGTGCGACCGTCTTCGTCAAGGGCGGCTACCAAAAGAAGGGCAAGAACCTCGTCCTCGAGTTGAGGCTCTACGACCCCAGCCTCAAGCAAATGCTGGTCGGCAAGGAATACAAAGTCCCCAAGGACAAGGCCTATGCGGCGATCCACCGCTTCGCCGACGAGATCCTGTTGGCCTTAACCGGCGAGCGCGGCATCTTCAACACCAAGATCGCGGCGGCGTGCGGCCCACGGGGCAAAGAGCAGATCGTGATCATGAACGTCGACGGCACCGAGCGCGAGCCCATCACCAACAACACCGCGATGAACCTCTCGCCCAATTTCTCGCCCGACGGCGGCCAACTGGTCTTCACCTCCTACGCCAAGTTCTTCCCCGAGCTCTTCATGAGCTCGGTGAAAAAGAGCAAGCCGAAGCGCCTCACCTTCAACAACATGCTCAACATCACGCCCAGCTTTTCGCCCGACGGTTCGCTGATCGCCTTCTCCTCCAGCATGGCGGGCGACCCGGATCTCTACCTGATCGACGCCAAGGGCAACCAGGTGGCGCAGCTGACCAAGAGCCAGGGCATCGACATCTCCCCCTCTTGGTCCCCGGACGGCAACCTGATCGCTTTCGCCTCCGAGCGGGCGGGCAACCTGCACCTCTTCGTCACCGACAAGAACGGCGCCGAGCCCAAGCGCCTCACCTTCACCGGCTACCAAAACGACACGCCGGAGTGGTCGCCGCGCGGCGACAAGATCGCCTTCGTCAAACGCAGCGGCAGCGGCTTCGATGTCTTCCTGATGAACGCCGACGGCTCGATGCAGCAGCAGCTGACCAGCGGCAGCGGCAACAACGAAAACCCCTCCTTCTCACCCGACGGGCGTTACCTGGTGTTTTCGAGCAGCCGCAACCGCGGATCCAACCTTTATCTCATGATGTGGGACGGCTCCAACCAGACCGCTATCACCACCGACGGGCAATGCAAGACGCCCGACTGGTCCAATTGGCTCGATACCGGGGAGAAGAAAAAGGAATAG
- a CDS encoding TonB family protein, whose amino-acid sequence MDFSDSYKKYFLYSISLHAIALILLLLFGDTTPPPPVKTTQVTMVRLTRMGDPRGSLFAKPPPAEKPAAPQPAAPPQPPPPVPVAKPAPIEPMAPPPKPAKPASPAEPKPTVHLGQEKKPAPKPSPAKPAPATPVVPAAKPRVPAPNEAKISEALAGIQTELKERETAAQPAAPTGVPGGTGTGQVPAFGSPAGDVNATDPGYAQYQSAVRSKIIRQWISTGGAPQGEQAIRARIQVRINASGQVISKHVVRGSGNESFDLSALRAIERASPLPPPPEGIKAEALSEGFVVDFSSRMLGRR is encoded by the coding sequence TTGGACTTTTCGGACTCCTATAAAAAATATTTTCTCTACTCGATCAGCCTGCATGCCATCGCCCTGATCCTCTTGCTGCTGTTCGGAGATACGACGCCTCCGCCGCCGGTCAAGACCACCCAGGTCACGATGGTGCGTCTCACGCGCATGGGCGATCCGCGCGGATCCCTGTTCGCCAAACCGCCGCCGGCCGAAAAGCCGGCCGCGCCGCAACCCGCCGCGCCCCCGCAGCCGCCGCCTCCCGTGCCCGTGGCCAAACCCGCGCCGATAGAGCCGATGGCGCCGCCGCCCAAGCCGGCCAAGCCGGCGTCGCCCGCGGAACCCAAGCCGACGGTGCATCTCGGCCAAGAGAAGAAGCCCGCTCCCAAACCCTCGCCCGCGAAGCCCGCCCCGGCGACGCCGGTCGTGCCCGCCGCCAAGCCGCGCGTCCCCGCGCCGAACGAGGCCAAGATCTCCGAGGCCCTGGCCGGCATCCAAACCGAGCTGAAAGAGCGCGAAACCGCCGCCCAACCCGCCGCGCCGACGGGCGTGCCCGGCGGCACGGGTACGGGCCAAGTCCCCGCCTTCGGCAGCCCCGCCGGCGACGTCAACGCGACCGATCCCGGCTACGCCCAGTACCAGTCCGCCGTCCGCTCCAAGATCATCCGGCAATGGATCAGCACCGGCGGCGCGCCCCAGGGCGAGCAGGCGATCCGCGCCCGCATCCAGGTGCGGATCAACGCCTCCGGCCAGGTGATCTCCAAGCACGTCGTGCGCGGCAGCGGCAACGAGAGCTTCGATCTGTCCGCCCTGCGCGCCATCGAGCGCGCCTCGCCCCTCCCGCCGCCGCCGGAGGGCATCAAGGCGGAGGCCTTGTCCGAAGGATTTGTTGTCGATTTCAGCTCCCGCATGCTAGGCAGGAGATGA
- the tolR gene encoding protein TolR: MAFTGSNNVKGPRTTLAEINIVPLVDIMLVLLIIFMVTAPLLQEGIDVDLPQASASAAPSGKDDKIITINKSGEIFLSNDPATVYNSETLGARLASLFEGQTDKVVYLRADRNVPYGSVVQVMSACKQAGIERIGMVTEPEITKPL; this comes from the coding sequence ATGGCCTTTACCGGCTCCAACAACGTCAAGGGCCCGCGCACCACGCTGGCCGAAATCAACATCGTCCCGCTGGTCGACATCATGCTGGTCCTGCTGATCATCTTCATGGTCACCGCGCCCCTGCTGCAGGAGGGCATCGACGTCGACCTGCCTCAGGCCAGCGCCTCGGCCGCGCCCTCGGGCAAGGACGACAAGATCATCACGATCAACAAGTCCGGCGAGATCTTCCTCTCCAACGACCCGGCCACGGTCTACAACAGCGAGACGCTCGGCGCGCGCCTGGCCTCGCTCTTCGAGGGCCAGACCGACAAGGTCGTCTACCTGCGCGCCGACCGCAACGTCCCCTACGGGTCGGTGGTGCAGGTGATGTCGGCCTGCAAGCAGGCGGGGATCGAACGCATCGGGATGGTCACCGAGCCCGAGATCACAAAGCCATTATAG
- a CDS encoding Tol-Pal system subunit TolQ, with protein sequence MTLPGILLQMTPPVAPAETQSVLHMVFSSDPLVKAVLLILIFFSITSWAIIFYKYAQVKRAKKSADKFSQAFDQTYTIEEMLTKTTPQEGNPLYAIFSSGIADILRAKQQKAKDPASRPAINLDHIRKNIRRAESDEMARLEQLTSFLATTASASPFIGLFGTVWGILTAFWAIGQQKSSSLAVVGPYIAEALIATAVGLGAAIPAVIAYNYFVSKLKVLGKDLNDFAIDLEHRIEKEFF encoded by the coding sequence ATGACCCTCCCCGGCATCCTGCTTCAAATGACCCCCCCGGTCGCCCCGGCAGAGACCCAATCCGTCCTCCACATGGTCTTTTCCAGCGATCCCCTGGTCAAGGCGGTCCTGCTCATCCTGATCTTCTTCTCGATAACGAGCTGGGCGATCATCTTCTACAAGTACGCCCAGGTGAAGCGGGCGAAGAAGAGCGCGGACAAGTTTTCCCAGGCCTTCGACCAGACCTACACCATCGAGGAGATGCTCACCAAGACGACGCCGCAAGAGGGCAACCCGCTCTACGCCATCTTCAGCTCGGGCATCGCCGACATCCTGCGCGCGAAGCAGCAGAAGGCCAAAGACCCGGCCAGCCGTCCCGCGATCAACCTCGACCACATCCGCAAGAACATCCGCCGCGCCGAAAGCGACGAGATGGCGCGGCTCGAGCAGCTGACCTCTTTTTTGGCGACCACCGCCTCCGCCTCGCCCTTCATCGGGCTGTTCGGGACGGTCTGGGGCATCCTGACGGCCTTCTGGGCAATCGGGCAGCAAAAGTCCTCCAGCCTGGCGGTCGTCGGCCCCTACATCGCCGAGGCCTTGATCGCCACGGCGGTAGGACTGGGCGCGGCCATCCCCGCGGTCATCGCCTACAACTACTTCGTCAGCAAATTGAAGGTGCTAGGGAAAGACTTAAACGACTTCGCCATCGACCTCGAGCACCGCATCGAGAAGGAATTTTTTTAG
- a CDS encoding glutamate racemase — translation MDAPIGIFDSGLGGLTVLREIERALPAEDLIYVGDTARVPYGIKSSETVTRYSREICDFLVRQGVKAIVVACNTSSALALETLRPHYGLPLLGVLEPGAQAAVDATRSQVIGVIGTEGTIKSGGYAQAIRRKLPQAQVRGRACPLFVPLVEEGWARHEVTRQVAEVYLGEWRGDGIDTLILGCTHYPVLKPLIQEVLPGVTLVDSAQATAKALQVLLGELGLLKVASEAGSRRFFTTDAPQKLSELAARFLGHELGPVELTNLGVE, via the coding sequence ATGGATGCACCGATCGGCATTTTCGACTCCGGCTTGGGCGGCTTGACCGTCCTGCGCGAGATCGAGCGGGCCCTGCCCGCCGAGGACCTGATCTACGTCGGCGACACCGCCCGCGTCCCTTACGGCATCAAATCGTCCGAGACCGTCACCCGCTATTCCCGGGAAATCTGCGATTTCCTGGTGAGGCAGGGGGTCAAGGCCATTGTCGTGGCCTGCAATACCTCCTCCGCACTGGCCCTCGAGACCCTGCGCCCGCACTACGGCCTGCCGCTCTTGGGGGTCTTGGAGCCGGGGGCCCAGGCCGCGGTGGACGCCACCCGGTCCCAGGTCATCGGGGTCATCGGCACCGAGGGGACCATCAAGTCGGGCGGCTACGCCCAAGCCATCCGGCGAAAATTGCCCCAGGCCCAGGTGCGCGGCCGGGCCTGTCCGCTCTTTGTGCCCCTGGTCGAGGAGGGCTGGGCCCGTCACGAGGTGACCCGACAGGTGGCCGAGGTCTACTTGGGCGAGTGGCGGGGCGACGGCATCGACACCCTGATCTTGGGCTGCACCCATTACCCCGTCTTGAAGCCCCTGATCCAAGAGGTCCTGCCGGGGGTGACCCTGGTCGATTCGGCCCAGGCGACCGCCAAGGCGCTCCAGGTCTTGCTGGGCGAGCTGGGCCTGCTCAAGGTCGCCTCGGAGGCCGGGAGCCGCCGTTTTTTCACCACCGACGCCCCCCAAAAACTGAGCGAGCTGGCCGCCCGCTTCCTGGGCCACGAGCTGGGACCCGTCGAATTGACGAATTTGGGCGTGGAATGA